The window gattcctttaatacttattgcttgtggctgaggacagagatttctgctcagacgcaggtcaggggagcacacagaccgtgtccggagaaaatggtaagttaataatggctagtaatccctgtagtagattgtactggtaatcaagctggtctccttccccggtttgctctcacgttccccgaacaagcaggtctccttccctgcggtttgctgggtggttcggggaacgcgagagcaaaccgcggcgaagctggtctccttccccggtttgctctcgcgttccccgaacaagcaggtctccttccctgcggtttgctgggtggttcggggaacgcgagagcaaaccgcggcgaagctggtctctttccccggtttgctctcgcgttccccgaacaagcaggatgaatccgccctgttacaatggagacttttctaaaaaccacctcatgggtcactgttttaggaaaggtttttaatctacttggtcagtgactctaagtacaggtagtgatttgaagcacccagtaaaaaaggcttacattaaaccgaagcttttattaaaagaaattacactcaccagaggacggtccctcagcttcattttctggagtactgccttgagatggctggcagggaacctcagtaagggtgaggaaaagatcctggctgttcggggggataaaatgctctgtgctctctgctggagcctcctcctcttggtcctcatcatactgatcatcgccatcaaataaatcttccgtagtggCAGGAATCACgacgcccacctctgaatccacagacaagggggggttcgtcgttgcgctgttccccaatattgcgttaagctcgttgtagaaccggcatgttttgggggcagagcctgacctgccctttgctgctttggtcttctgatacgcctgtctgagctctttcactttcactcggcactgtaacgagtccctggtatgtcccctctcctgcatggcattagaaattttttcaaaggttttctcatttcgtctgctcgagcgcagttctgaaagcactgactcttctccccatacagctatcagatcgagtaactcctgtgtgctccatgctggagctcttttcctattttcaggagactgcattcttctctctgctgctgagagctccacgctgtgcaagcaggaaatggaatttcaaagttcccggggcttttcctgtttacctggccagcagtagagtacctttacctgtgtagagcggccactagagcactgtgggatacgtcccggaggccattaacttcgatgtccgtccacactatcataaaatcgattttaaaaaatcgattttggggttactcctctcgtttagatggagttccaaaattgattttatgcactctgtagtgtggacggttacagctttaaatcgatttagagctcttaaaatcgatttaaagctctagtctggacctgcccatATTTTGACTCTGGCCCCTTGCGAGAAAGTCTTCAAAATATACTTTACCTTCACTCAAAAATAATAGATCCACCTGAAATAAATCAGTGTCCTGACAATGATGTGACCTAGCATCTTGAGCCCCTAATTGGTCCTAGTTCATCAGTCAAAGGATTTTCTTCAGTTTAGCTGGAGTGGATATAGTTTACTTCAaagctatatttaaaaaatatacacattttaaaatataaatctggTTGAGTCTGGGATGTTTTCAATCTCATTTTCTACCCCGATAGACTCTTTTCCCAAGTGTTACACCTCCATACTTTGACCCTGTTCCAAGGAAATGTCCACATTCAAAAACTGTGCATTTTAAATTTCCAAActtctgctttttatttatttcttttagaTTAATGAATCCTTTCTTGTCTGGTTCTCTTCCTTCCAGACTAAATGTCCctgatgtgttgtttttttttaaccccttaACTGTGAAGGTTATTGCTCATCTaggtcctgaggtctcttccaaccctaatcatctatgattctatattttaGAGTTGTATTCTTGAACTTGGTCCTGGTGGATATTTGTGTACCTTTCTTTCCATCACTATGGCCTAGGTTGGCAATCTCTTATGCCCTTGCCACGATGGTCCCTAGTATGTGGAACTCCACCTTGAAATCCATCTAAtcttctccttcccttctcttaaacacacttttttcaaAGATATTCTTTATAATAACCACTGTTACCCCTGTTATTCAGAAGCTTGCCCCTTTTCCCTGTTTTCTAGGTAGGATCTCTCTTTATCTTGTTTGTTTGCAATATTGAAGGTGTTTGTATAGTTTTTTATAAATAATTGATAAATTATTTTACAGTGCTTTGAGGTGCAATGGCAGGTGAAAATGAGGAGAATTGTGGCTTATAAATCAAATACAGTAATTCCAAAAATCTTGGGGGAGAAAGCATGTGTGAGTAGTGCTTTTATATTAATCCTGGGTGATgagttggatttaaaaaaaatttagataACGAAAGTTTTGTTCAAGAAAATAGAATCAGTacaatttttattataaaaataattcctttttttaaaatcactaccaCTGTTTTTCCTCATATTCTTTGTATGTTTAAGGATTTTGTTTCACTGACTGTTGCAAGATGATTAAAATAATGTTCTGTCCTTAGTCTATTCTTGGACCTAAACACTTGTTTATTTTCACTGAGCAGGAAAACAATTTACATCAGTTCTTTGGATTACATTTCTCTCAATTTCATGTGATTCCAAAATAATAAATTACTGAATGTATTGCTCTTAGAAACCTTTATGAAAAATACTGAGAAGAGGCTAATTCCTAATCCATATTAGGCTCCACTCTACTCAGCTCTGAGGTGCACTGCTCCAGAGAAGACAATCCAGACCCAGAACTTTCCTGCCCTGCCGCAGCTGTCACACTACTTGTGGCCTAGTGAGTCATAAAggacatggaatcatagaatcataagactggaagagaccttgagagatcatcatCTAGCCCACTCCCCTGCTCTCAAGACAggcctaagtattatctagaccatcgtGACAGGTGATTGTCTAACATGCTCCTAAATACCTCCAATGaaggagattctacaacctccctagtcaatttattccagtgcttaagcaccctcacagttaagaagtttttcttaatgtccaacctaaatcactctttctgcaatttaagaccattgtttcttgtcttaATCTGAGTGAttaacgagaacaatttttctccctcctctttgtaacaaccttttatgtacttgaaaactgctaccatgtccccctcttagtcatctcttctccagacaaaaacaccaatttttttcaatctttcctcataggtcatagtTTCTagatctttcatcatttttgttgctctcctctggactttctccaatttatccatgtttcctgaaacgtggcaccttgaactggacacaatactccagttgaggcctaatcagcgcagagtagagcagatgaattacttctcgtgtcttgcttacaacactcatgctaatacatcccagaattatgttttttgttttttttttggcaacagcgttacactgttcactcatatttagtttgtgatccactatgagccTCAGATcgctttccacagtactccttc of the Gopherus flavomarginatus isolate rGopFla2 chromosome 1, rGopFla2.mat.asm, whole genome shotgun sequence genome contains:
- the LOC127032400 gene encoding zinc finger and SCAN domain-containing protein 29-like; the encoded protein is MQSPENRKRAPAWSTQELLDLIAVWGEESVLSELRSSRRNEKTFEKISNAMQERGHTRDSLQCRVKVKELRQAYQKTKAAKGRSGSAPKTCRFYNELNAILGNSATTNPPLSVDSEVGVVIPATTEDLFDGDDQYDEDQEEEAPAESTEHFIPPNSQDLFLTLTEVPCQPSQGSTPENEAEGPSSAAHFSSLPLASPLRGGGVS